AATGATCATCTGAATAGAATGGAGAGGGTGTGTGTTTTAGGAAGTGAAGTGAAAAGGAAACTTTTTGGAAATGATTCGGCATTAGGTAAGACGGTTCTTATATATAGAGCACCTTTTACAGTTGTTGGAGTATTAGAAGAGAAGGGTTCAGATCTAAATGGAACAAATCTTGATGATATGGTTTACATTCCTGTTACTACATTTATGCGTAGAGCGGCAAATCTGGATTATATTGATGGTATGGAGATAGAGATCGATGATTGGAAGAATTTTGAGATGATCAAGGAGCATATTACGGTCATCTTAAGGGAGAATCATAGGTTGTATGGGGATACAAAGGACGATTTCACAATTATAAATCCTGTGGATGCTCTAAATATACAAAATCAAACCATCAGGATAGTTACTTTTTTGGGGCTTGTTACTGCTGGAATTTCTTATCTAATAGGTGGTCTCGGTATCTTTTCTATTATGATACTGTCTGTGAGTCTTAGAAGGACTGAAGTGGGTATTAGAAGGGCAGTTGGAGCTCGAAAGAAGGATATATTTAGACAGTTTCTATTGGAATCAGGTATTATTGGTATTTCTGGCAGCATATTAGGGGTCATTTTTGGGGTAGTTATAAGTGTAGTTGCTTTTAAGTTGGCAGCATTGCCCACTGTTGTGTCTATAATGGGGCTTGTGATCTCTATTGTGATGTCTTTTGTTGTGGGAATAATCTCTGGGATCTACCCTTCCATGACAGCAGCCAAGACAGATCCCATTGTTGCCCTTAGAAGTTTATAATTTTACTAAAACTTTCGAATTTTAAACTTGCTCCTCCCACAAGGGCACCATCTATATTTGGCATACTCATTAACTCAGATATATTTTCTGGTTTTACACTGCCACCGTAGAGAATCCGGATTCTGTTTGCAGATTTTTTACTATATTTGTATTGGATAAATTTTCTTATTGCAAGGTGCATCTCTTCGGCATCCTCTGCTTTTGCGGTTTTCCCTGTTCCTATTGCCCATACCGGTTCATAAGCGATGACAACCTGCTTTAGTTCTTCTTCACTTACTCCCCAGAGGGCCATGCCAAGCTGGCTCAATACAAGCTCCTTTTCAATTTTTGCTTCCCTCTCTGGTAGCTGTTCTCCTATGCAGAGGATGATATTTAGTTTTTTTTCCAGTGCTTTTTTGACTTTTTTGTTGATGATTATATCTGTATCACCAAAATACTGCCTTCTTTCCGAATGCCCTATTATTGTCCAGTCTATACCTATGGAACAAAGCATGTCTGCCGAGATCTCTCCTGTGAATGCTCCACTGGATTCAAAATGAATGTTTTGAGCTGAGATCTTTATTTTTTTGTTTATCCTTGAGAGAGTTTTTTTCAATTCGTA
This genomic window from Calditerrivibrio sp. contains:
- a CDS encoding ABC transporter permease, whose translation is MRKILLYLKIVYGVFKSFKVRTALAVFGVLLGALSLTLVNNISKSLKMKVELELEKFGKNTINVASGRLARHGKGGFFEKAKTMTLKDADMIKRNIAHIQTVSPYVKRGGVLRYEMNNISSSILGVDTNYFFLKKLNVVEGSLFDNDHLNRMERVCVLGSEVKRKLFGNDSALGKTVLIYRAPFTVVGVLEEKGSDLNGTNLDDMVYIPVTTFMRRAANLDYIDGMEIEIDDWKNFEMIKEHITVILRENHRLYGDTKDDFTIINPVDALNIQNQTIRIVTFLGLVTAGISYLIGGLGIFSIMILSVSLRRTEVGIRRAVGARKKDIFRQFLLESGIIGISGSILGVIFGVVISVVAFKLAALPTVVSIMGLVISIVMSFVVGIISGIYPSMTAAKTDPIVALRSL
- the tpiA gene encoding triose-phosphate isomerase, yielding MRKALIAANWKMNLSLEEAIDFVKSFKHFSYDNKTREVLIAPPSVYLYELKKTLSRINKKIKISAQNIHFESSGAFTGEISADMLCSIGIDWTIIGHSERRQYFGDTDIIINKKVKKALEKKLNIILCIGEQLPEREAKIEKELVLSQLGMALWGVSEEELKQVVIAYEPVWAIGTGKTAKAEDAEEMHLAIRKFIQYKYSKKSANRIRILYGGSVKPENISELMSMPNIDGALVGGASLKFESFSKIINF